The genomic interval CGCACAGCGGGTAGGCCAACGGTTGTTGACGCACCGTCAACAACCGTTAGTTGAGGCGTGCCTGTGCCCGGGAGCGAGCCCGAAGAAGGACTCGGATCCGGATGCACGACGGCTACGCCGGGTCGGGCGTGCGCACGTACGACGTCGAGCACCTCGTGCTCGGCGACGAGAACGTCCGCGTTCGCCAGCGCCTCTACGGCGCGCAGTGTGAGCAGTCCCGGATCTCCGGGTCCGGCACCCAGGAAGGTGACGTGCCCGTGTTCAGGACCGGCGGCGGGAAGAGTGGTGGGGCTCACTTGGCTTGCTCCCCCATCAGACCGGCCGCGCCCTGGGCAAGCATCTCGGCGGCGAGTTCGCGACCGAGCGCCAGTGCTTGGTCATGCGTCTCGGGCACGGGACCGGTGGTGGACAGCTGCACCGTACGCGAACCGTCGGTCGTGCCGACTATTCCGCGCAGGCGCATTTCCTTGACAATCTGCCCGTCGGCCAGCAGGTCGGCCAGCGCGCCCACAGGGGCGGAGCAGCCGGCCTCCAGGGCGGCGAGCAGGGACCTTTCGGCAGTCACGGCGATCCGCGTGAACGGGTCGTCGAGTTCGCCGAGTGCGGCGATGAGGTCCGCGTTGTCCGCGGCGCACTCGATCGCCAGGGCCCCCTGGCCGGGGGCGGGCAAAATCGTGTCGACCGACAGGAAGTCGGTCACGTCGTCGAGTCGGCCGATCCGGCTCAGTCCGGCGGCGGCCAGGACGACGGCGTCCAGCTCACCGTCCCGCACGAAGCCGACCCGGGTGTCGATGTTCCCGCGGATCGGGACCGTCTCGATGTCGAGGCCGTGGCTGCGCGCGTACGCGTTCAGCTGGGCCGTGCGCCGCGGGGAGCCCGTACCGATGCGCGCCCCGCGGGGCAGGTCGGTGAACTTCAGGGCGTCCCGGGCGACGATCACGTCCCGCGGATCCTCGCGCTCGGGTACGGCGGCGAGCACCAGCTCCGCGGGCTGCGTCGTCGGCAGGTCCTTCAGCGAATGAACCGCGAAGTCGACCTCACCGCCGAGCAGCGCGTCCCGCAGCGCGGTCACGAAGACCCCGGTGCCGCCGATCTGGGCGAGGTGCTCGCGGGAGGTGTCGCCGTAGGTGGTGATCTCGACGAGCTCGACGGGCCGTCCGGTCACCTGGCTCACGGCGTCCGCCACCAACCCGGACTGGGCCAGGGCGAGTCTGCTCCGCCTGGTCCCGAGCCTCAGTGCCCCTTTTTCCTGCTCCCGCCTCCGGGGCGCCTCAGCCGGTGTCGAGAGTCCGACCGTGCTCAGCCCTTCGGGCCTCCGCGCGCTCGGCCTCTCGACACCGGCGCGCCCCTGCGGCTCACGCGTGCTACTCATGCTGGCCCTCGGTTCTTGCTGATCTCAGAGTCTTCTACGGCCCTGGAGACGGAGGCCACCGTCTCCTGGTCCAGGTCGAACAGGGTGCGCAGCGCGTCCGCGTACCCGGCGCCGCCGGGCTCGGCCGCGAGCTGCTTGACCCGTACGGTCGGCGCGTGCAGCAGCTTGTCGACGACGCGTCGCACGGTCTGGGTGATCTCCGCGCGGTGCTTGTCGTCGAGGCCGGGCAGCCGTCCGTCGAGCCGGGCGATCTCACCCGCGACGACCTCGGCGGC from Streptomyces sp. NBC_01288 carries:
- the hemC gene encoding hydroxymethylbilane synthase, giving the protein MRLGTRRSRLALAQSGLVADAVSQVTGRPVELVEITTYGDTSREHLAQIGGTGVFVTALRDALLGGEVDFAVHSLKDLPTTQPAELVLAAVPEREDPRDVIVARDALKFTDLPRGARIGTGSPRRTAQLNAYARSHGLDIETVPIRGNIDTRVGFVRDGELDAVVLAAAGLSRIGRLDDVTDFLSVDTILPAPGQGALAIECAADNADLIAALGELDDPFTRIAVTAERSLLAALEAGCSAPVGALADLLADGQIVKEMRLRGIVGTTDGSRTVQLSTTGPVPETHDQALALGRELAAEMLAQGAAGLMGEQAK